In a genomic window of Paramicrobacterium chengjingii:
- a CDS encoding inositol monophosphatase family protein, giving the protein MVENVNASLSDDLSLALELADAADAISLARFRSADLDISTKPDRTHVTDADLAVERRLRDILSAQRPEDGILGEEFGTQGSTRRQWIIDPIDGTANFLRGVPNWATLIALAVDGEPVVGVASAPAFGKRWWAAEGTGAWLAENGSEPRRLRVSSVASLDDASVSFQSIAQWDEAGYLDSLIDLSRTVWRDRAYGDMWSYGLLAEGLIDVVAEFDVKEYDIAPFAVIIAEAGGTFSAIDGSSSIAERSSLATNGALHAAVVSRIAHSHS; this is encoded by the coding sequence ATGGTTGAGAACGTGAATGCTTCCCTCTCCGATGACTTGTCGCTCGCGCTGGAACTCGCGGATGCCGCCGATGCAATCTCCCTCGCCAGGTTCCGATCTGCCGATCTCGACATCTCAACAAAGCCGGATCGCACGCACGTCACTGACGCCGATCTCGCCGTTGAACGACGTCTCCGCGACATCCTCTCTGCGCAGAGGCCTGAAGATGGAATTCTCGGCGAAGAGTTCGGAACTCAAGGCAGCACACGTAGACAGTGGATTATCGATCCGATCGATGGGACAGCGAATTTTCTCCGCGGCGTACCGAACTGGGCGACGCTCATCGCCCTCGCGGTCGACGGTGAACCCGTCGTCGGCGTAGCCAGCGCTCCGGCCTTCGGCAAGCGCTGGTGGGCAGCCGAAGGAACGGGCGCATGGCTCGCAGAGAATGGCAGCGAGCCACGGCGACTGCGGGTCTCCTCGGTTGCTTCACTCGACGATGCCTCGGTGAGCTTTCAAAGCATCGCCCAGTGGGATGAAGCCGGTTACCTTGACTCCCTCATTGACTTGTCACGCACGGTCTGGAGAGACCGTGCGTACGGCGACATGTGGTCATATGGTCTCCTCGCCGAAGGGCTCATTGACGTCGTCGCAGAGTTCGATGTGAAAGAGTACGACATCGCCCCGTTCGCCGTGATCATCGCCGAAGCCGGGGGAACCTTCAGCGCCATCGATGGCAGCTCGAGCATTGCCGAGCGCAGCTCGCTAGCGACGAACGGCGCGTTGCACGCGGCCGTCGTCTCACGGATTGCGCACTCCCACTCGTAG
- a CDS encoding MFS transporter gives MAVDDRGFSLRTVAAAVYLPTLLFGIGEGALIPLIPAAASSLGATIAFAGAIAAMLKIGELIGDIPSGILVSRIGERTAMITAVAVALVAAVVIMLAPNPIVLGIGVFVLGLATAVFALARHAFMTTYVPLRYRARSLSLLGGVFRGGHFIGPLLSAPIIHLTGGMAGVYWTMVVFCMSAAIVLLVLPDPEKVLRARRTDRETSTQEIAVAPMGIVSTITSNRRVLGTVGAGAAILSALRSARTVIIPLWAVSLGVDEASTALIIGLAGALDFALFYLSGHIMDRYGRLWGALPPMIGLGAGLAMLALTHDASEAIVWMCIAAGLLAIANGMSSGILMTLGADLAGTRNPAPFLGAWRFVTDAGAATSPLLIAGITAVASIAVAAGTLGGLAVVGVGVMATWLPRYIEKPHRGG, from the coding sequence ATGGCCGTCGATGATCGTGGGTTCTCACTACGCACTGTCGCTGCCGCTGTGTACCTTCCGACTCTGCTGTTCGGCATTGGCGAAGGCGCCCTCATTCCTCTGATTCCGGCAGCGGCATCGAGCCTCGGTGCCACGATCGCGTTTGCTGGCGCCATAGCGGCCATGCTCAAGATCGGTGAGCTGATCGGCGACATCCCCAGCGGCATCCTCGTGAGTCGCATCGGGGAGAGAACCGCGATGATCACGGCCGTGGCAGTCGCTCTCGTCGCTGCAGTTGTGATCATGCTCGCTCCGAATCCGATAGTGCTGGGCATCGGCGTGTTCGTGCTCGGTCTCGCGACAGCCGTGTTTGCTCTTGCCCGACATGCATTCATGACGACGTACGTTCCGCTGAGGTATCGAGCGCGATCGCTCTCACTACTCGGCGGGGTATTTCGCGGCGGGCATTTCATCGGACCGCTCCTCTCTGCTCCGATCATCCATCTCACGGGTGGAATGGCGGGTGTGTATTGGACGATGGTCGTGTTCTGCATGAGCGCAGCCATTGTGCTTCTCGTACTCCCCGATCCAGAAAAGGTGCTGCGCGCACGGCGAACCGATCGCGAGACGTCGACTCAGGAAATCGCTGTTGCCCCGATGGGAATCGTCTCGACGATAACGAGCAACCGCCGGGTGCTCGGAACCGTCGGTGCCGGAGCCGCCATCCTCTCCGCATTGCGGTCCGCGCGCACGGTGATCATTCCGCTCTGGGCGGTGAGCCTCGGCGTTGATGAGGCATCCACCGCCTTGATCATCGGGTTGGCTGGTGCCCTCGATTTCGCGCTCTTTTATCTGAGCGGGCACATCATGGATCGCTATGGTCGCCTCTGGGGCGCGCTTCCACCGATGATTGGGCTCGGCGCAGGTTTGGCGATGCTTGCACTGACTCATGATGCTTCGGAAGCTATCGTCTGGATGTGCATCGCGGCCGGACTACTCGCGATCGCCAATGGAATGAGCAGCGGCATTCTGATGACTCTGGGCGCTGATCTAGCAGGCACCCGAAATCCAGCACCGTTCCTCGGCGCCTGGAGATTCGTGACGGATGCCGGCGCGGCAACGAGTCCGCTGCTTATCGCCGGAATCACAGCCGTCGCGTCAATCGCGGTGGCCGCGGGCACACTCGGTGGACTCGCGGTTGTCGGAGTCGGAGTGATGGCGACGTGGCTCCCCCGCTATATCGAAAAGCCACATCGAGGTGGGTGA
- a CDS encoding recombinase family protein yields MRPAIDIRPATPRAVLYLRQSTYREESISLELQEAAGRAHAEKNGYRVVDVLADPGISGRTWKRPAVQRVMEMIEHGDADVIVLWRWSRLSRNRKDWALAADRADLAGGRIESATEPNDATAAGRFARGVMTELAAFESERIGEQWKEAHDRRRRLGLPAEGGPRFGYIKQDDGKYVPDNDQSIVLAEMYRRYNAGEGFTRIARSLNERGILTNAGNVWSRISVTQILDAGFGAGKIVHRPGRRKMKPSESIYLDGAHQPVISADDWRAYLARREDAPAPRVVEPKYILAGLIFCGDCGAPMHVGNRGLVDYKCSAKASGKTNTGLAIKRLRAEQFVTEWLFDLAGQVDELAAAETKAANRRVRAVNSREAITARIAKLDQRMARLTAKWLDGELPESAYKATIVQLDTERASLDARQKIDERQANREIDVRRLIVETVKVWADMTVLEKRSALQGCIARIDIMPPTRPGAGVWRERVKITTAWDT; encoded by the coding sequence ATGAGACCAGCAATCGACATACGCCCGGCGACGCCGCGTGCTGTCCTCTATCTTCGCCAATCCACCTACCGCGAAGAATCAATCAGCCTCGAGCTACAAGAGGCGGCTGGCCGTGCCCACGCAGAGAAGAACGGCTACCGAGTTGTCGACGTTCTCGCGGACCCCGGCATCAGCGGGCGAACTTGGAAGCGCCCGGCAGTGCAACGCGTCATGGAAATGATCGAACACGGCGACGCCGACGTGATCGTGCTTTGGCGCTGGTCGAGACTCTCACGTAACCGTAAGGACTGGGCACTTGCTGCTGATCGTGCAGATCTTGCGGGTGGCCGCATCGAATCTGCGACCGAGCCGAACGATGCAACTGCCGCAGGCCGTTTCGCGCGCGGCGTTATGACCGAGCTCGCCGCGTTTGAGTCGGAGCGAATCGGTGAGCAATGGAAAGAAGCTCACGATCGCCGTCGCAGGCTCGGTTTGCCTGCCGAGGGAGGTCCTCGATTCGGGTACATCAAACAGGACGACGGGAAGTACGTACCGGATAACGATCAATCGATCGTGCTTGCCGAGATGTACCGCAGATACAACGCCGGCGAAGGATTCACCCGCATTGCCAGGTCGCTCAACGAGCGCGGCATACTTACGAACGCAGGCAATGTCTGGTCTCGGATTTCTGTCACCCAAATTCTTGACGCGGGATTTGGCGCAGGAAAGATCGTGCATCGTCCGGGTCGCCGAAAAATGAAGCCGTCCGAATCGATTTATCTTGACGGCGCACACCAGCCTGTGATCTCAGCCGACGATTGGCGGGCTTACCTTGCTCGACGCGAGGATGCACCGGCACCGAGGGTCGTTGAGCCGAAGTACATCCTCGCGGGCCTGATTTTCTGTGGCGACTGTGGGGCACCCATGCATGTCGGTAACCGTGGGCTTGTCGACTATAAGTGTTCCGCCAAAGCGTCCGGTAAGACGAATACAGGCTTGGCTATCAAGCGCCTACGAGCGGAGCAATTCGTCACTGAATGGCTGTTTGATTTAGCTGGGCAAGTTGATGAGCTCGCAGCCGCGGAGACAAAGGCCGCCAACCGGCGGGTGCGGGCCGTGAACAGTCGTGAGGCGATTACCGCACGGATCGCCAAACTCGACCAGCGTATGGCACGATTGACCGCGAAATGGCTCGATGGAGAACTGCCCGAATCCGCGTACAAAGCGACGATCGTGCAACTTGACACGGAACGCGCCAGTCTCGATGCCCGGCAGAAGATCGACGAGAGGCAAGCTAATCGTGAGATCGACGTTCGACGACTGATCGTTGAAACAGTCAAGGTGTGGGCGGACATGACTGTGCTTGAGAAACGATCAGCGCTGCAAGGGTGCATTGCACGTATCGATATCATGCCGCCCACGCGCCCCGGTGCCGGAGTGTGGCGCGAACGTGTGAAGATCACGACAGCCTGGGATACATAG
- a CDS encoding pilus assembly protein TadG-related protein, with amino-acid sequence MRPPNANDEEGSTLILTIFYGVLALLLILIVAAVTSLYLERKQLFSIADAASLVGAEAFSLADVSADDGGGPTLSLSPSDVNSAVSDFLDDPTFASVDGLILERATSVDGVSATVTVSRWWRPPVLTLFVPQGIRVEATSVARSVFE; translated from the coding sequence GTGAGACCCCCGAACGCGAATGATGAGGAGGGCTCGACCCTCATTCTCACGATCTTCTACGGTGTTTTGGCTCTGCTTTTGATTCTCATTGTGGCGGCCGTGACGTCGCTGTATCTCGAGCGCAAGCAACTGTTCAGCATCGCTGATGCGGCGTCGCTTGTTGGTGCTGAAGCATTCTCCCTTGCCGATGTCAGCGCAGATGACGGTGGCGGGCCGACACTGTCGCTGAGTCCGAGTGACGTCAATTCCGCCGTATCCGATTTTCTCGATGATCCGACGTTCGCCTCCGTGGATGGGTTGATCCTCGAACGAGCCACCAGTGTCGACGGTGTGAGCGCGACAGTCACTGTGTCGCGTTGGTGGCGACCTCCTGTTCTCACGCTGTTCGTGCCGCAGGGCATCAGGGTGGAGGCCACGAGCGTCGCTCGGTCAGTCTTTGAATAG
- a CDS encoding TadE family protein, protein MGSFQRIRGDEGSAVAEFSLVAGLLTLLTMSVIQLSLGLLVRNTVLDAAAEGARTAALADTSLSDGIAHTRQLITTAIGSDYARHIDVSYQNWNGQPCTVVTVTTTLPIIGLIGIEQGLEVSGHAARETLD, encoded by the coding sequence GTGGGTAGTTTCCAGAGAATCCGTGGAGACGAGGGCTCAGCCGTCGCCGAGTTCTCGCTCGTCGCTGGGCTGCTGACCCTGCTCACCATGAGTGTGATCCAGCTGAGCCTCGGGCTACTGGTGCGCAATACGGTTCTGGATGCGGCAGCTGAGGGTGCTCGAACGGCGGCATTGGCCGATACGTCACTCTCCGATGGCATTGCACATACACGACAGCTCATTACCACGGCCATCGGCTCTGACTATGCACGGCACATTGACGTGAGTTATCAGAACTGGAATGGGCAGCCGTGCACCGTGGTGACCGTGACGACGACGTTACCAATCATCGGGTTGATTGGAATTGAACAGGGCCTGGAGGTGTCTGGGCATGCGGCGCGTGAAACCCTGGACTGA
- a CDS encoding type II secretion system F family protein: MVSMTNTVGVALVFGCLLGTGLWSLSAAVPQIGARRLSERIAPYLLDVSDEARQLMERRVSDPLPVLGRLLGPVLGRAARVLSAALGGNVAVEKWLSQSGWTVSVQQFRTRQVLAGAAGLVGGAGLGIAFAQNGRTVVALLMPLALAVAAVVSCDLLLRRRAASRVARISEEVPTVLEFLSLSLSAGEGLVDALRRVAEIGSGELSVELKRALVDTAAGSPVAIALTRCAARVDSPPLTRAVEQMCAAMEHGSPIAQVLRAQAQDAREEFKRNLLEAAGRKEVAMLVPLVLLILPLSIAFALLPGIFVLRSGF; this comes from the coding sequence ATGGTTTCGATGACAAACACTGTGGGAGTCGCGCTGGTGTTTGGCTGCCTCCTCGGAACGGGACTGTGGTCTCTGAGCGCAGCTGTGCCGCAAATAGGAGCTCGCCGACTTTCCGAGCGGATCGCCCCGTATCTTCTCGACGTGTCTGACGAGGCGAGACAGCTCATGGAGCGTCGAGTTTCCGACCCTCTGCCGGTGCTGGGCCGCCTTTTGGGGCCGGTTCTCGGTAGAGCGGCGCGTGTGCTCTCTGCAGCGCTCGGCGGAAACGTCGCTGTCGAGAAGTGGCTATCGCAATCGGGATGGACCGTCAGTGTGCAGCAGTTTCGCACGCGGCAGGTTCTTGCGGGGGCCGCAGGGCTCGTGGGTGGCGCAGGGCTCGGGATTGCCTTCGCACAAAACGGGCGCACAGTAGTCGCTCTGTTGATGCCCCTCGCGCTCGCCGTAGCAGCGGTTGTGAGTTGCGACCTTCTGCTTCGCCGCCGAGCGGCGTCCCGTGTCGCACGCATCAGTGAAGAAGTCCCAACGGTTCTCGAGTTCCTCAGTTTGTCCCTTTCGGCGGGGGAGGGCCTCGTCGACGCCCTTCGGCGAGTGGCCGAGATCGGTTCGGGGGAGCTCAGCGTGGAGTTGAAGCGCGCTCTCGTCGATACCGCGGCCGGCAGTCCTGTTGCGATCGCATTGACACGATGCGCGGCTCGCGTTGACTCGCCTCCACTGACACGGGCGGTCGAACAGATGTGTGCAGCGATGGAGCACGGGTCGCCCATCGCGCAAGTGCTTCGCGCGCAAGCGCAAGACGCCAGAGAAGAATTCAAACGGAACCTTCTCGAAGCAGCAGGTCGCAAAGAAGTGGCGATGCTGGTGCCGCTTGTTCTTCTGATCCTGCCGCTTTCTATCGCTTTCGCGCTGCTCCCGGGAATTTTCGTGCTGCGCTCCGGATTCTGA
- a CDS encoding ImmA/IrrE family metallo-endopeptidase, whose amino-acid sequence MTIKTGTRYDPYEHAEVLGINIVYRKLRTANGLWVPDIRTIFLQRRMRAIHERSVLTHELGHVVLGHRESTPKSETQADRWAARRLIDPDEVIQAAQITQDIGAWCHELNVSADILERYLTDTRAA is encoded by the coding sequence GTGACGATCAAGACAGGGACGAGGTATGACCCCTACGAGCACGCCGAGGTGCTAGGGATCAACATCGTGTACCGCAAATTGCGAACCGCGAATGGGCTGTGGGTCCCCGACATTCGCACGATCTTTCTGCAGAGGCGGATGCGGGCGATCCATGAGCGATCCGTACTCACGCACGAATTGGGGCACGTTGTCCTCGGGCACAGAGAGTCCACCCCGAAAAGCGAAACGCAAGCGGACCGCTGGGCGGCCCGACGGCTAATCGACCCAGACGAAGTCATTCAGGCCGCACAGATCACACAAGACATCGGCGCATGGTGCCACGAGCTCAACGTGAGCGCAGACATCCTTGAGCGATACCTGACAGATACGAGAGCAGCATGA
- the ftsE gene encoding cell division ATP-binding protein FtsE: MIRFDKVTKKYPGNPRPALNGVQLEVERGEFVFLVGASGSGKSSCLQLILKEQRPSKGTVHVLGHDLGSISNRKVPYFRRNLGVVFQDFRLLTTKTVFQNVAFSLQVIGKSRGFVQEAVPDVLKLVGLDGKGGRMPHELSGGEQQRVAIARAVVNKPQILLADEPTGNLDPATSAGIMQLLERINGNGTTVVMATHEAAIVDRMRRRVIELVDGRMVRDETRGGYGDTASIIDITPLPERGEQAAIAKVEAEEAASTPDTHSVAVPVTVESVPDAEPAPTGESGAPNTPDDTSEHLSLAERLGLRTKNDSGDDEQNVGPTQ, from the coding sequence ATGATTCGATTCGACAAAGTCACCAAGAAATACCCCGGCAACCCTCGCCCGGCGCTGAATGGCGTGCAGCTTGAGGTGGAGCGCGGGGAGTTTGTGTTTCTCGTCGGTGCGTCCGGCTCAGGTAAATCGAGCTGCCTGCAGCTGATACTCAAGGAGCAACGACCGTCAAAGGGAACCGTTCACGTACTTGGGCATGACCTCGGATCGATCTCAAACCGCAAAGTTCCGTATTTCCGCCGCAATCTCGGCGTCGTCTTTCAAGATTTTCGACTCCTGACGACGAAGACTGTGTTTCAGAACGTCGCCTTCTCGCTTCAGGTCATCGGCAAGTCGCGAGGGTTCGTGCAAGAAGCCGTTCCTGATGTGCTGAAGCTCGTGGGACTCGACGGCAAGGGCGGCAGGATGCCTCACGAACTCTCGGGGGGAGAGCAGCAGCGAGTCGCCATTGCGCGCGCCGTAGTCAACAAGCCTCAGATTCTTCTGGCGGACGAGCCGACAGGTAACCTCGACCCCGCGACGAGCGCCGGAATCATGCAATTGCTTGAGCGCATCAACGGCAATGGCACGACCGTGGTCATGGCTACTCATGAGGCGGCAATCGTCGACAGGATGCGCCGACGCGTTATCGAGCTCGTTGACGGTCGAATGGTCCGCGACGAGACACGAGGTGGCTACGGGGATACGGCGTCGATCATCGACATCACTCCGCTTCCCGAGCGCGGGGAGCAAGCGGCTATTGCGAAGGTCGAAGCCGAAGAAGCGGCTTCGACCCCTGATACGCACTCTGTTGCTGTGCCCGTGACAGTTGAGTCAGTGCCGGATGCGGAACCCGCGCCGACCGGCGAGTCAGGGGCGCCGAACACACCTGATGACACTTCGGAGCATCTCTCCCTTGCCGAAAGGCTGGGGCTGCGCACAAAGAACGACTCCGGTGACGACGAGCAGAACGTGGGGCCGACTCAATGA
- the prfB gene encoding peptide chain release factor 2 produces MLELDLSAEIAALRTTFADIRTVLDVDKLTADVAELSDKAAEPDLWNDPEQAQQVTSRLSHAQADLKRIASVEQQIDDLEVLIELANEADDEDSAQEARGELSSLQKTIADLEIQTMLNGEYDARPAVVTIRAGAGGVDAADFADMLLRMYVRWAEHHGYAAKVLDTSYAEEAGIKSATFEVDASYAFGKLSIEAGTHRLVRMSPFNSAGKRQTSFAAVEVIPLMEEAKEVDIPDTDIRIDVFRSSGPGGQSVNTTDSAVRITHIPTGIVVSMQNEKSQIQNRAAAMRVLQSRLLLMQREQEAAKKKELAGSITASWGDQMRSYVLAPYQMVKDLRTEYEVNNPSSVFDGDLDGFIAAGIRWRSMKVAE; encoded by the coding sequence ATGCTAGAGCTCGATTTGAGCGCGGAGATTGCCGCGCTGCGCACAACGTTCGCCGATATTCGAACGGTTCTTGACGTAGATAAACTGACCGCAGATGTTGCAGAGCTGAGTGACAAAGCGGCCGAGCCCGATCTGTGGAACGATCCCGAGCAGGCGCAGCAGGTGACGAGCCGCCTCAGCCACGCACAGGCAGATTTGAAGCGCATAGCGAGCGTTGAACAGCAGATTGACGACCTCGAAGTGCTCATTGAGCTTGCTAACGAGGCAGACGACGAAGACTCAGCTCAGGAAGCCCGCGGTGAGCTCTCCAGTCTGCAGAAGACGATCGCCGACCTCGAGATTCAGACGATGCTGAACGGCGAATACGATGCCCGGCCAGCGGTTGTCACGATCAGGGCCGGCGCTGGAGGTGTCGACGCGGCCGACTTCGCCGACATGCTGCTGCGCATGTATGTGCGGTGGGCTGAACATCACGGCTACGCGGCAAAGGTGCTCGACACCAGCTACGCGGAGGAAGCCGGCATTAAGTCAGCAACATTCGAGGTCGATGCATCGTATGCCTTCGGCAAGCTTTCGATCGAGGCAGGCACCCACCGGCTCGTGCGTATGAGCCCATTCAACTCTGCAGGCAAGAGGCAGACGAGCTTCGCCGCCGTCGAGGTGATTCCCTTGATGGAAGAGGCGAAAGAGGTCGACATTCCCGACACCGACATTCGCATCGACGTGTTTCGATCGTCTGGCCCTGGCGGACAGTCGGTGAACACCACAGACTCGGCCGTGCGCATCACGCACATTCCCACGGGGATTGTCGTCTCGATGCAGAACGAAAAGAGCCAGATTCAGAACCGTGCGGCCGCAATGCGCGTGTTGCAATCGAGACTCCTGCTGATGCAGCGCGAACAGGAAGCCGCGAAGAAGAAGGAACTCGCCGGAAGCATCACAGCGAGCTGGGGAGACCAGATGCGTTCGTACGTGCTGGCACCGTACCAAATGGTCAAGGACCTCAGAACCGAGTATGAGGTGAACAACCCGAGCAGTGTTTTCGATGGCGACCTCGACGGGTTCATCGCGGCAGGTATTCGCTGGCGCTCAATGAAAGTTGCGGAATAG
- the smpB gene encoding SsrA-binding protein SmpB — translation MPKERGEKVVATNRKARHDYLIEDTYEAGLVLWGTEVKALREGRASLVDGYAYIDNGEAWLDAVHIPEYIQGTWTNHSPRRKRKLLLHRQQITRISHKIAPGGYTLVPLKIYFSDGRAKVEIAVAKGKREFDKRQALRERQDKREAERAMAQRNRLGD, via the coding sequence GTGCCCAAGGAACGAGGCGAGAAAGTCGTTGCCACAAACCGCAAGGCACGTCATGACTATCTCATTGAAGACACGTACGAGGCCGGTCTCGTTCTCTGGGGCACCGAGGTAAAGGCGCTGCGAGAGGGCCGAGCGTCACTCGTCGACGGCTACGCATACATCGACAACGGTGAAGCATGGCTGGATGCCGTGCACATCCCCGAGTACATTCAGGGCACATGGACGAATCACTCGCCTCGCCGCAAACGAAAGCTGCTATTGCACCGGCAGCAGATCACCCGCATCAGCCACAAAATCGCACCGGGCGGCTACACGCTCGTTCCCTTGAAGATCTACTTCTCCGACGGGCGAGCAAAGGTCGAGATCGCGGTCGCCAAGGGCAAGCGCGAGTTCGATAAACGGCAGGCGCTGCGGGAGAGACAAGACAAGCGTGAGGCCGAGCGGGCAATGGCACAGCGCAATCGCCTCGGCGACTGA
- a CDS encoding type II secretion system F family protein: MMALGFGTILGVGVTLIVIAVVFPQTALLSRRMAQPVFVDDLRTRLSLAGMGSVSVSAFIAVSLLVAALVGGIVHAAFDIIVLSLLAALASALSPAAIVTWRAHATRRAHRLLWPDVVDHLVSSIRSGTALPEAVAQLSEAGPDALRSSFRSFAHDYRTSASFTGALDRLKGELGDPVADRIIETLKMARDVGGTELPGVLRSLSAAIREDSGIRTEVDARQSWVRNAAKLGVAAPWLILFLLASRPEAAAAYNSPLGVTVIVVGAAVSVIAYRFMLALGRLPEERRWFR, encoded by the coding sequence ATGATGGCGCTAGGTTTCGGAACGATCCTCGGCGTCGGCGTAACGCTCATTGTGATCGCCGTCGTGTTTCCTCAAACCGCGCTGTTGAGCCGCCGAATGGCTCAGCCCGTGTTTGTAGACGACCTGCGAACGAGATTGTCGCTTGCCGGCATGGGGTCAGTTTCCGTCTCAGCGTTTATCGCGGTGTCGCTTTTAGTTGCAGCGCTTGTGGGCGGTATCGTGCATGCGGCGTTCGATATCATCGTACTGTCGCTGCTTGCCGCGCTCGCCAGCGCTCTCTCGCCCGCGGCTATCGTGACCTGGCGTGCACACGCGACGCGACGTGCGCATCGACTGCTGTGGCCCGACGTCGTTGATCACCTGGTGTCATCGATTCGATCGGGAACTGCTCTCCCCGAAGCCGTTGCGCAACTCTCGGAAGCGGGGCCGGATGCCTTGAGAAGCTCATTCCGCTCGTTTGCGCATGACTACCGCACATCTGCGTCGTTCACCGGCGCGCTCGACCGACTGAAGGGTGAGCTTGGCGACCCCGTCGCCGATCGGATCATCGAGACACTCAAGATGGCACGCGACGTGGGAGGCACAGAACTGCCCGGTGTGCTGCGCAGTCTTTCCGCGGCTATTCGCGAAGATTCAGGTATTCGCACGGAGGTGGATGCGCGACAATCCTGGGTGCGCAATGCAGCAAAGCTCGGAGTTGCCGCGCCGTGGCTCATCTTGTTTCTACTCGCCTCGCGACCCGAGGCCGCCGCCGCGTACAACTCGCCTCTTGGAGTGACCGTTATCGTGGTCGGCGCTGCGGTCTCGGTCATCGCCTATCGATTCATGCTTGCTCTTGGGCGGCTTCCCGAGGAACGGCGATGGTTTCGATGA
- a CDS encoding AAA family ATPase, whose protein sequence is MTLQIVSLKAENYKRLKAVEINPEGNVVFVGGRNAQGKTSVLDAIWAALAGGEASRATQQPIREGQDSAVVRLDLGDYVVTRRWTKDDAGTLTVESADGAKYSSPQKLLDEVIGTRAFDPLAFTRLSAKDQVAALTSLVDLPFDPDELTREAKGVFDTRTEVNRDAKRLEGQVAGFPAADDSVPVEEVSAADVLAEFERAREHNARLDRAVDGLADMDTECEKAEAAVARLADELDAAKAYLERARVQRDEMYAAFRSGPERIDTSEISDRLNSVEETNRRVREQAQRRTVTAELAARRERSAQLTIELQKIEKRKADGLAKAEFPVDGLSFDTDGVTFNGIAFSQASAAEQLRVSVALAMAANPKLRVLRILDGSLLDSDSLKIIGELAAENQYQVWIEVVDETGNVGVVIEDGQVRE, encoded by the coding sequence ATGACACTACAGATCGTCAGCTTGAAGGCTGAAAACTACAAGCGGCTCAAAGCCGTGGAGATCAACCCTGAGGGGAACGTCGTCTTCGTCGGAGGACGCAACGCGCAGGGTAAGACGTCGGTGCTCGATGCGATCTGGGCGGCACTCGCCGGCGGAGAAGCGTCCCGTGCGACACAACAGCCGATCCGTGAGGGGCAGGATTCCGCGGTCGTTCGCCTCGACCTCGGAGATTACGTCGTGACTCGCAGGTGGACGAAGGACGACGCGGGGACACTCACTGTGGAATCGGCGGATGGGGCGAAGTACTCGTCACCGCAGAAGCTTCTCGATGAGGTCATCGGCACTCGAGCGTTCGACCCGCTGGCGTTCACTCGACTGTCTGCCAAAGATCAGGTGGCAGCACTCACAAGTCTGGTGGATCTGCCCTTTGACCCCGATGAACTCACCCGTGAGGCGAAGGGCGTGTTTGACACACGAACCGAAGTGAACCGCGACGCCAAGCGGCTTGAAGGTCAGGTCGCTGGCTTCCCTGCGGCGGATGATTCGGTCCCGGTTGAGGAAGTCTCAGCAGCGGATGTGCTCGCTGAGTTCGAGAGGGCGCGAGAACACAACGCACGTCTCGACCGGGCAGTCGATGGTCTTGCGGACATGGACACGGAATGCGAGAAAGCCGAAGCTGCGGTGGCGCGACTCGCTGACGAACTCGACGCCGCGAAAGCGTACCTCGAGCGAGCCCGCGTGCAGCGCGATGAGATGTACGCAGCTTTCCGGTCTGGGCCCGAACGTATTGACACGTCCGAGATCTCCGACCGTCTGAACTCGGTTGAGGAGACGAACAGGAGAGTACGCGAGCAGGCTCAGCGCCGGACAGTCACCGCAGAGCTTGCAGCACGACGTGAACGGTCGGCGCAGTTGACCATTGAACTGCAGAAAATTGAGAAGCGGAAAGCTGACGGGCTCGCCAAGGCTGAGTTCCCCGTCGACGGTCTGTCGTTCGATACGGACGGTGTCACGTTCAACGGCATCGCGTTCTCGCAGGCATCGGCGGCTGAACAGTTGAGGGTGTCGGTTGCACTGGCGATGGCGGCGAACCCGAAGTTGCGGGTGCTTCGCATTCTTGATGGTTCACTGCTGGATTCAGACTCGCTCAAGATCATT